The proteins below are encoded in one region of Flavobacteriales bacterium:
- a CDS encoding T9SS type A sorting domain-containing protein: MRRFYTLWAAVMAMTAVANAQIVAGFDATPKTTCTGYVSFTDTSSGNVLQWHWDFGDGTTSDRPNPVHRYGSNGSYNVTLIAYNLNTEDTVTKNNYITVNRPAGPMTTGDSVQCGQGSMVDLLATAINGGELVWYNMPNGGMALHQGDTFSTALGKTTTFYVQENQMGSVQKVGPADSTFGGGNNHTELDFGLVFNVQSPFILKSVKVYAQGAGPRTFQVKSAIGGNVIHSKTVDLVDGMNRVSLDFAMEPGAGYFIQIQGVPNLFRNNSGASYPYSLNNLVSIIRSNAGRNSNLSYYYYFYDWEVQGITCQSERSPVIGKVIGPPAPTTVNDTTCPGGGLVTLLAYGNGGGDLRWYDAPTGGNLIDTGGVHTENITNDVTYYVSEITHAPAVKVGPVDNTFGPGSNYSNQNNLGLVFDVLAPLTLKSVKVYAQGTGNRTIRVFDAVNGNLIHTKTVNVPNGESRVSLNFPLEPANGYYITCVAPQNLFRNNAGPSYPYAIQDLISINTSNTGQALDYYYFFYDWEVEPGICESERAPVSGIVRNTQPISLAIAVTNANCNGSRDGMLDLTVTGGQAPYTFMWSNGQTTEDATGLKAGLYAVTVTDVNGCSAKDSAQVGQPTKITAFYSASYASCGASDGLLDMTINGGTPAYTYQWSNGATTQDVGNLAAGNYALTVTDSRGCTAVFIMSVGNAGGPLLTANVENPTCNGDADGSIDLMVVGGTQPYTYNWSTGDTVQDISGLSSGNYQVTVTDNNGCLGVANYEVIDPATLMVDAIVKNAHCNGAADGVVETKLTGGTAPFTYIWSNGATTANLNGVTAGTYDVTVTDSNGCTDTADAIVGQPGPIITAMSSTEESCQPGMDGTANVLVSGGAQPFTFQWDDPNNQQSPTANNLAAGMYHVTVTDKQGCMKVDSVMVTQPNVTLATSASDANCNGGSDGSIDLTVAGGTQPYTYTWSDGQTTQDISGLMAGTYSVTVEDAMGCSKVASETVGEPVAVNVTSSTVDPSCGNSDGLIDITVTGGSPTYTYVWSNGATTQDAGNIPSGSYTVTVTDSKGCMAMHTAIVNDVNGPAPLTGSYALVSCHGGSDGAAIVTPGGGVSPYTYLWEDGQTGATATGLPAGFYSVTVTDNNGCKATTMVEVEEATQIMTTANIKDVSCHGGDNGEIDLSFNGGIPAHTFVWSNGDTTEDLDSLATGDYVVTVTDALGCSVVDTFTVAEPDMIVTTVSVSNASCSGTSDGVATVSAMGGTPGYTFLWSNGQTDSSATGLAPGVYNVTVTDTLGCTATDNATITAPNVNAATNVSPVSCNGGNDGYIDVTVAGGLSPYLYIWSNGATTEDVYNLTAGTYTLTVTDANGCEKIVSGTITEPTMINVTASLTQPTCGNADGLINITVSGGSPGYTYLWSNGYTSQDAGNVAAGSYTVTVTDAKGCVVIHTEDLNDAGGPGNLTFTVTNANCYGDTGSVSVVAAGGALPLTYMWSNGSTDSTFMDLAGNYHVTVTDNNGCVSYGTGKIGEPDALDLDLQKTNVACNGQNNGMVDLTVAGGTAPYTFMWNTGATTEDIGALVVGVYVVTVTDNHGCSAADSVFVSQPSPITLTTTVTNASCDGTNDGTITVNVTGGSPDYSYQWDDPNNQTTVTATGLTAGTYHVTVTDGTGCTAVTQATVTQPTVTAALSSIPASCNGEADGSIDLIAVGGTGPYTFAWSNGATTEDLTGLMAGTYSVTVTDANGCSGTNSETVTQPTAINVTANVSNSTCGNANGLIDLTVSGGTPGYTYLWSNGATGQDIGSLSAGLYSVTVTDAAGCDVTLVRSVNDNGAPAIASAATDVTCPGGNDGSIDITVSGGATPYTFIWSNGATTEDVTGLTSGSYGVTVTGNNGCSSSEYTTVGKPDAITTVTGVINESCGGCSDGSAAVMANGGVSPYSYLWDDSGSQTTSTATGLTSGTYHVTVTDANGCTATDSVVVSFTVGTPVVYEDHTVIVFPNPTRDVVKLGGDGVKYMVSVDVFDMSGRRLELPVSDNKEMDLSAQPSGIYLVKVNFKDQSFSTFRVYKH; the protein is encoded by the coding sequence ATGAGGAGATTTTACACACTATGGGCAGCGGTGATGGCTATGACAGCTGTTGCCAATGCGCAGATCGTGGCCGGATTCGATGCCACGCCGAAGACTACCTGCACGGGGTATGTCAGTTTCACAGACACCAGCTCTGGCAATGTCCTGCAGTGGCATTGGGATTTCGGGGACGGAACGACATCCGATCGCCCAAATCCGGTGCACAGGTATGGAAGCAATGGCAGCTACAATGTTACGCTGATTGCTTATAACCTGAACACCGAGGATACGGTGACTAAGAACAATTACATCACCGTGAACCGCCCTGCAGGTCCGATGACCACAGGTGATTCCGTTCAATGTGGACAAGGTTCAATGGTTGATCTGCTTGCTACAGCGATCAACGGAGGCGAGTTGGTTTGGTACAACATGCCAAACGGCGGAATGGCCCTGCATCAGGGAGATACGTTTTCAACAGCCCTTGGAAAAACCACGACCTTCTATGTACAGGAAAATCAGATGGGTTCTGTACAGAAAGTCGGACCGGCAGACAGCACATTCGGTGGCGGTAACAATCACACGGAGCTGGATTTCGGACTCGTATTCAATGTGCAATCACCTTTCATTCTGAAATCGGTTAAGGTTTATGCTCAAGGTGCCGGACCACGTACTTTCCAGGTGAAGAGTGCCATCGGTGGCAACGTGATCCACAGCAAGACCGTTGACCTTGTTGACGGTATGAACCGTGTGTCGCTTGACTTCGCCATGGAGCCAGGTGCCGGATACTTTATTCAAATACAAGGTGTACCCAATTTGTTCAGAAACAACAGCGGTGCTTCTTACCCATATAGCCTCAATAATCTTGTTTCCATCATTCGTTCGAATGCCGGTAGAAACTCCAATTTATCATACTACTATTATTTCTACGATTGGGAAGTACAGGGAATCACTTGCCAAAGTGAACGTTCACCTGTCATCGGTAAGGTGATAGGCCCACCTGCTCCCACAACTGTTAATGACACCACATGTCCTGGCGGTGGTCTCGTGACCCTGCTTGCTTATGGCAATGGTGGTGGTGACCTCAGATGGTATGATGCCCCGACCGGCGGTAACCTGATCGATACCGGTGGTGTGCATACCGAAAACATCACCAATGATGTGACCTATTATGTGTCCGAGATCACCCACGCACCTGCAGTAAAAGTAGGTCCGGTGGACAATACATTCGGTCCGGGCAGCAACTACAGCAACCAGAACAACCTCGGATTGGTATTCGATGTACTGGCACCCCTTACCCTTAAGTCTGTTAAGGTTTATGCGCAGGGTACCGGTAACCGGACCATCCGCGTTTTCGATGCTGTTAACGGAAATCTCATTCATACCAAAACCGTGAATGTTCCGAACGGTGAAAGCAGGGTGTCTCTGAATTTCCCGCTGGAACCAGCCAACGGATACTATATCACCTGTGTCGCTCCTCAGAACTTGTTCCGTAACAACGCAGGACCTTCTTATCCCTATGCCATACAGGATTTGATATCTATCAATACGTCCAATACCGGACAAGCACTGGATTATTACTACTTCTTCTACGATTGGGAGGTGGAGCCAGGAATTTGTGAAAGTGAAAGAGCTCCTGTTTCCGGTATCGTAAGAAACACCCAGCCCATCTCTCTTGCTATTGCCGTAACCAATGCCAACTGTAATGGCAGCAGAGATGGTATGCTGGATCTGACGGTTACCGGCGGACAAGCGCCTTACACGTTTATGTGGAGCAATGGTCAGACAACAGAAGATGCAACAGGTCTGAAAGCCGGATTGTATGCGGTGACCGTAACCGATGTGAACGGATGTTCTGCGAAAGATTCAGCTCAGGTCGGACAACCTACCAAAATCACCGCTTTCTACAGCGCATCTTATGCCAGCTGCGGTGCTTCCGATGGTTTGCTGGATATGACCATCAACGGAGGTACACCTGCCTATACCTACCAGTGGAGCAACGGTGCTACCACCCAGGATGTAGGAAACCTCGCTGCAGGAAACTATGCCCTGACCGTAACCGACTCACGCGGTTGTACTGCGGTATTCATTATGTCTGTAGGTAATGCAGGCGGTCCTTTGTTAACAGCAAACGTTGAAAACCCAACCTGTAACGGTGACGCCGATGGCAGCATCGACCTGATGGTGGTTGGCGGTACCCAGCCTTATACCTATAACTGGAGCACCGGTGATACCGTTCAGGATATCAGTGGTCTGTCAAGCGGTAACTACCAGGTGACCGTAACAGATAATAACGGATGTTTGGGCGTAGCCAACTACGAGGTTATTGACCCTGCAACGCTGATGGTAGATGCCATTGTTAAGAATGCCCATTGTAATGGCGCAGCAGACGGTGTGGTTGAAACCAAATTGACCGGTGGAACAGCGCCATTTACTTATATCTGGTCTAACGGCGCAACCACCGCGAATCTTAACGGAGTAACGGCTGGTACTTATGACGTGACGGTGACTGATAGCAACGGGTGTACTGACACTGCGGATGCTATCGTAGGTCAGCCCGGTCCGATCATTACGGCCATGTCTTCTACTGAAGAATCATGTCAACCTGGAATGGACGGTACTGCCAATGTGCTTGTCTCCGGTGGTGCTCAGCCATTTACTTTCCAGTGGGACGACCCGAACAATCAACAGTCTCCGACCGCCAATAACCTTGCTGCAGGAATGTACCATGTGACTGTGACAGACAAACAAGGTTGTATGAAGGTGGATTCGGTGATGGTGACTCAACCCAATGTTACCCTGGCTACCAGCGCATCAGACGCCAACTGTAATGGTGGCAGCGATGGTAGCATCGATCTGACCGTAGCCGGAGGTACGCAACCTTATACTTATACATGGAGTGACGGTCAAACCACCCAGGATATTTCAGGGTTGATGGCCGGAACATACAGTGTGACTGTTGAGGATGCCATGGGATGTTCGAAAGTTGCATCTGAGACCGTCGGTGAGCCGGTGGCTGTGAATGTGACTTCATCTACAGTAGATCCAAGTTGTGGAAACAGCGACGGTCTGATTGATATTACCGTGACCGGTGGTTCTCCAACCTATACGTATGTATGGAGTAATGGTGCAACCACCCAGGACGCCGGTAACATTCCTTCCGGTTCCTATACTGTGACCGTTACCGATAGCAAGGGTTGTATGGCGATGCACACCGCTATTGTGAATGATGTGAACGGACCCGCTCCGTTGACCGGTTCATATGCACTGGTAAGCTGTCACGGCGGTTCTGATGGTGCAGCCATCGTAACCCCAGGTGGCGGCGTAAGTCCTTACACTTATTTGTGGGAAGATGGTCAAACCGGTGCAACCGCTACGGGTTTACCCGCTGGCTTTTACAGCGTGACCGTAACGGATAACAACGGTTGTAAGGCTACCACAATGGTTGAAGTGGAAGAGGCCACGCAAATCATGACAACCGCAAATATTAAAGATGTGTCCTGCCACGGTGGAGACAATGGTGAAATCGATCTGTCATTCAATGGCGGAATTCCTGCCCATACCTTCGTATGGAGCAACGGTGATACCACGGAGGATCTGGACTCGCTGGCTACGGGCGACTATGTCGTTACCGTAACTGATGCCCTGGGTTGCAGTGTGGTGGATACCTTTACGGTAGCTGAGCCTGATATGATTGTCACCACCGTATCAGTTTCCAACGCAAGTTGCAGTGGAACATCCGATGGTGTTGCAACTGTATCAGCTATGGGTGGAACCCCAGGCTACACCTTCCTGTGGAGCAACGGTCAAACCGACAGCTCTGCGACCGGACTTGCACCTGGTGTATACAATGTAACCGTTACAGATACACTCGGATGTACTGCAACAGACAACGCCACGATCACCGCTCCGAATGTGAATGCGGCTACCAACGTATCACCGGTATCTTGTAATGGTGGCAACGATGGTTATATCGACGTAACTGTTGCAGGTGGTCTCAGCCCTTATCTTTATATCTGGAGCAACGGTGCCACCACAGAGGATGTATATAACCTGACGGCAGGAACCTATACACTCACGGTAACCGATGCCAATGGTTGTGAGAAGATCGTGTCCGGAACCATTACCGAACCGACGATGATCAATGTAACGGCTTCTCTGACCCAACCTACATGCGGCAACGCAGACGGCTTGATCAACATCACAGTGTCCGGTGGTAGTCCCGGTTACACTTACCTGTGGAGCAATGGCTATACCAGCCAGGATGCAGGTAATGTGGCTGCTGGCAGTTACACTGTAACTGTGACCGATGCCAAAGGTTGTGTGGTGATCCATACCGAAGACCTCAATGACGCCGGTGGACCAGGTAACCTGACCTTCACCGTAACCAATGCAAATTGTTATGGCGATACCGGTTCGGTATCTGTTGTGGCTGCCGGTGGAGCTCTTCCGCTCACCTATATGTGGAGCAACGGAAGCACTGATTCTACCTTTATGGATCTTGCAGGAAACTACCACGTGACTGTGACCGATAATAACGGTTGTGTATCCTATGGTACCGGTAAGATCGGAGAGCCCGATGCGCTTGACCTTGATCTTCAGAAGACCAACGTAGCCTGCAACGGGCAGAACAATGGAATGGTGGATCTGACGGTTGCTGGTGGAACTGCACCTTATACCTTTATGTGGAATACCGGTGCAACCACCGAAGATATCGGTGCACTGGTGGTAGGTGTTTACGTGGTAACGGTGACGGATAACCACGGTTGTTCAGCGGCTGATTCGGTATTTGTAAGTCAACCTTCTCCGATCACCCTGACTACAACCGTAACAAATGCAAGCTGTGATGGTACCAACGATGGAACCATTACCGTAAATGTTACCGGTGGTTCTCCTGACTACTCTTATCAGTGGGATGATCCGAATAACCAAACCACTGTAACAGCAACCGGGCTGACTGCAGGAACTTACCATGTGACCGTTACCGACGGTACCGGTTGTACAGCAGTAACCCAGGCTACTGTAACCCAACCAACCGTTACGGCAGCGCTGAGCTCTATACCGGCAAGCTGTAATGGTGAAGCGGATGGATCTATCGATCTGATCGCGGTTGGTGGAACAGGTCCTTACACATTTGCATGGAGCAATGGTGCAACGACTGAAGACCTCACCGGATTGATGGCAGGTACTTATTCTGTGACTGTGACTGATGCGAACGGATGTTCCGGAACCAACAGTGAAACGGTGACTCAGCCAACGGCTATCAATGTAACTGCAAATGTTTCGAACTCCACATGCGGCAATGCCAACGGTCTGATCGATCTGACAGTTTCCGGTGGAACCCCAGGCTATACCTACCTGTGGAGCAACGGTGCAACCGGTCAGGATATCGGTTCACTCAGCGCTGGTCTTTACAGCGTGACCGTAACCGATGCGGCGGGTTGTGATGTAACACTGGTTCGCAGTGTGAATGACAACGGTGCACCTGCTATTGCTTCGGCAGCAACAGATGTAACCTGCCCCGGAGGTAACGACGGTTCTATAGATATCACTGTAAGTGGTGGCGCCACTCCTTATACCTTTATCTGGAGCAACGGTGCAACTACCGAGGATGTCACCGGCCTTACATCTGGTTCCTATGGCGTGACTGTCACAGGAAACAATGGTTGCTCTTCTTCTGAGTATACCACAGTTGGTAAGCCTGATGCGATCACTACCGTTACCGGTGTCATTAATGAAAGTTGCGGTGGATGTTCGGATGGCTCTGCTGCTGTAATGGCAAATGGTGGAGTATCTCCTTACAGCTACCTGTGGGATGACAGTGGTTCGCAAACCACCTCTACGGCTACCGGACTCACCTCTGGTACTTACCACGTAACGGTAACAGATGCAAATGGCTGTACCGCAACAGACAGTGTTGTTGTCTCCTTCACAGTGGGTACACCTGTTGTGTATGAAGATCATACCGTCATCGTATTCCCTAACCCGACCCGTGATGTGGTTAAGTTGGGTGGTGATGGTGTGAAGTACATGGTGTCTGTGGACGTATTCGATATGTCTGGCAGAAGACTGGAGCTTCCGGTTTCTGACAACAAGGAAATGGATCTGAGTGCACAACCTTCAGGTATCTACCTGGTGAAAGTGAACTTCAAAGATCAGTCCTTCTCCACCTTCAGGGTGTATAAGCACTGA
- a CDS encoding MBL fold metallo-hydrolase, giving the protein MEINFHGATQTVTGSKHLITTESGKRILLDCGMYQGMGMDTHNLNREWGFDPASVDAVILSHAHIDHSGLLPRLVKEGFRGHIYCTHPTRDLCDVMLEDSAFIQEADMKYVNKRKIRQGKTPIDLLYTIEDVKKCMPHFRGIAYDTETEIFPGVSFTLTDNGHILGSASVHLKLTETKGVIHLTFTGDIGRYDTSLLKDPSPFEQSDIIICESTYGDRLHNRIVHAEQDVLNAVINTCKEKKGKLIIPAFSLGRTQEIVYTLNKLDVYGLIPDIKIYIDSPLSNDATRIMRKHISCLNMQVQEFIETRPDPFGFDDVTYIQDVADSKALNAIKEPCIIISASGMAEAGRVKHHIKNNIGDPSNTILLVGYAEPLSLAGRLRAGDKRVKIFGEEHEVKADVSITDSFSAHADYQEMLQYLSCQDIPKVHQLFLVHGHEEAMHHWKTRLKNAGFRRVHIPEHGQGYKFEADRLDVD; this is encoded by the coding sequence ATGGAAATAAACTTTCACGGTGCTACGCAGACCGTTACAGGGAGCAAGCACCTTATCACCACGGAAAGTGGCAAGCGGATATTACTGGATTGCGGGATGTATCAGGGCATGGGCATGGACACACACAATCTTAACAGAGAATGGGGTTTTGACCCCGCATCCGTTGATGCGGTCATTCTTTCCCATGCCCACATCGATCATAGTGGACTTCTACCCAGATTGGTAAAGGAAGGTTTCCGGGGACATATCTATTGCACCCACCCCACGCGCGACCTTTGTGATGTCATGCTTGAAGACAGCGCATTCATCCAGGAAGCGGATATGAAGTATGTCAACAAACGCAAGATACGACAAGGGAAGACCCCGATTGATCTGCTGTACACGATTGAAGATGTCAAAAAATGTATGCCGCACTTCAGGGGCATCGCCTATGACACGGAAACCGAGATATTCCCGGGCGTTTCTTTTACCCTGACAGACAATGGTCATATCCTGGGCAGCGCCAGCGTACACCTGAAGCTTACCGAAACCAAAGGCGTCATTCATCTGACCTTCACCGGGGATATCGGCAGATATGACACCTCCCTCCTCAAAGATCCCAGTCCGTTTGAACAATCCGACATCATCATATGTGAATCCACTTATGGTGACCGGCTTCACAACCGCATCGTCCATGCCGAGCAGGATGTTCTGAACGCCGTCATCAACACATGCAAGGAAAAGAAAGGAAAGCTTATTATTCCGGCTTTCAGCCTCGGACGAACCCAGGAGATCGTTTACACCCTGAACAAGCTGGATGTATACGGACTCATCCCTGATATCAAGATATATATAGACAGTCCGTTGTCAAACGATGCCACCCGGATCATGCGGAAGCATATCTCTTGCCTGAACATGCAGGTCCAGGAATTCATCGAGACCAGACCTGATCCGTTCGGCTTCGATGACGTGACCTATATTCAGGATGTGGCTGACTCAAAAGCCCTGAATGCCATCAAGGAACCGTGCATTATCATATCTGCCTCAGGCATGGCGGAAGCCGGACGGGTAAAACACCACATCAAAAACAACATCGGAGATCCGTCCAACACCATTTTGCTGGTAGGTTATGCCGAACCTCTTTCCCTTGCGGGCCGTTTACGGGCCGGTGACAAGCGGGTGAAGATATTCGGAGAAGAACATGAGGTGAAGGCGGATGTCAGCATCACCGATTCCTTCAGCGCACATGCCGACTACCAGGAAATGCTGCAATACCTTTCCTGCCAGGATATCCCAAAAGTGCATCAACTCTTCCTCGTCCACGGACATGAAGAAGCCATGCACCACTGGAAAACAAGATTAAAAAATGCCGGCTTCCGGAGGGTACACATTCCGGAACACGGGCAGGGTTATAAGTTTGAAGCAGACAGACTGGATGTGGATTAG